The following proteins are co-located in the Clostridiales bacterium genome:
- a CDS encoding ABC transporter permease — MTEKTKELTYKDILIGKLRRIKGAIGSSQLHDFFPLIGLLIIIAVFAVMTDMRIVEAKSINLILSQVYVLMIASTGVFLVMTIGGLDFSQGSILGIASIVISYLSFYSIPLALAAGIMAGAAIGAFNGLFHVKCKIPSFIVTICTMYLFRGLCAYITTDAPVAAVTSITGLNLTWLKITLTAAALLLVYAIFSFTKVGICLKAIGAGETAARFSGIRTNLTKFFIFVAAGGLTGFAAFLNVVKVGSITATAGNQLETQILIALVLGGLPISGGAKARFSNIVIGTLIYCILNNGLVMLGLDTAVQQLIKGAIFLFVVALTIDKKSLHIIK, encoded by the coding sequence ATGACAGAGAAAACAAAAGAATTGACATACAAAGATATTTTGATCGGCAAACTAAGGAGAATAAAGGGGGCTATAGGAAGTTCACAGCTTCACGACTTTTTTCCGCTTATTGGATTGCTGATCATCATAGCAGTCTTCGCTGTGATGACAGATATGAGAATTGTTGAAGCAAAAAGTATTAATCTGATCCTGAGCCAAGTTTATGTACTGATGATAGCATCTACAGGGGTATTCCTTGTGATGACAATTGGGGGGCTTGATTTTTCTCAAGGCTCAATTCTTGGGATAGCTTCCATCGTAATCAGCTATTTGTCCTTTTATAGTATTCCGCTGGCTTTGGCTGCAGGGATTATGGCAGGAGCTGCCATTGGAGCGTTTAACGGTCTCTTTCATGTTAAATGTAAGATTCCATCCTTCATTGTTACAATATGCACCATGTATCTTTTTAGGGGGCTTTGCGCTTACATCACAACCGATGCACCCGTAGCTGCCGTAACCAGCATTACAGGATTAAACCTTACTTGGCTAAAGATTACATTGACGGCTGCAGCGTTGCTGCTTGTCTATGCAATATTCAGCTTTACAAAAGTCGGCATTTGTTTGAAAGCCATCGGCGCAGGTGAAACGGCAGCGCGATTTTCAGGAATTCGAACAAATTTGACCAAATTTTTTATTTTTGTTGCAGCCGGTGGATTAACAGGTTTTGCAGCATTCCTGAATGTTGTAAAAGTAGGTTCGATCACTGCTACGGCGGGAAACCAGCTGGAGACACAGATCCTGATTGCTCTGGTGCTTGGTGGCCTTCCAATCTCAGGAGGTGCAAAGGCTAGATTTTCAAATATTGTGATTGGTACGCTGATTTACTGTATCTTGAACAATGGACTGGTTATGCTAGGCCTTGACACTGCAGTGCAGCAATTAATCAAAGGAGCAATTTTCTTATTTGTTG
- a CDS encoding sugar ABC transporter ATP-binding protein — MGEILLQAESICKSFGITKAVDDVSLAFEKGEIHGLIGENGSGKSTFVSMLCGIHSIDSGRFLLDGEELHVKNQVDANNKGVSIIVQEMGTLSGLTVSENIFLGRESRFVRFGVKNTAAMNREASRLLEKYGFGKINSTAMIDHYYFEDRKLIEIVKATYFNPKIVVVDETTTALSQIGREELYKHMKRIKSEGNTVIFISHDLSEVIDFSDRISVLRDGRYIDTVRSSEVSEDDLKRLMVGREIAGKYYRTDYGSSISNDPVLSVKKIFVPGQIRDISFDLHKGEILGFGGLSECGMHEVGKAIFGASYDRKGVVSLSDGTRIESIPGAIRHSIAYASKDRDNESIIVYDTIRDNIVLPSMHELADRKIIRKRKLDAFAATYARMISVKMTGIDQFVSNLSGGNKQKVVLARWIGKDSDIIVLDSPTRGIDVKVKADIYALMSQLKEKGKSIIMISEEIQELLGMCDRIIIMKNGSINGEFHRNERLNEEDLIRKMV, encoded by the coding sequence ATGGGTGAAATTTTATTACAAGCCGAAAGTATATGCAAATCCTTCGGAATCACGAAAGCGGTTGATGATGTATCTCTAGCATTTGAAAAAGGCGAAATTCACGGGCTGATTGGAGAAAACGGATCCGGTAAATCGACCTTCGTATCCATGCTATGCGGGATCCATTCCATTGACAGCGGACGGTTTCTTCTTGATGGGGAAGAACTGCATGTAAAAAATCAAGTTGACGCAAATAATAAAGGGGTCTCGATTATCGTACAGGAGATGGGAACCCTCTCTGGTTTGACTGTCTCAGAAAATATTTTCCTTGGAAGAGAAAGCCGTTTCGTCCGATTCGGTGTTAAAAATACAGCTGCAATGAACCGCGAAGCGTCAAGACTGCTGGAGAAATATGGATTTGGTAAAATCAACAGTACAGCTATGATTGATCATTATTATTTTGAAGACAGAAAACTGATCGAAATAGTGAAAGCAACCTACTTCAATCCTAAAATCGTGGTGGTAGATGAAACCACCACAGCGCTTAGCCAGATTGGAAGAGAAGAGCTCTACAAACATATGAAGCGGATTAAGTCTGAAGGTAATACAGTTATCTTTATTTCTCATGACTTATCAGAGGTGATCGACTTTTCGGATCGTATTTCTGTTTTGCGGGACGGAAGGTATATCGACACCGTGAGAAGCAGTGAGGTGAGTGAAGATGATTTGAAACGACTGATGGTTGGACGCGAAATCGCAGGGAAATATTACCGAACCGATTACGGCAGTTCGATTAGCAATGATCCGGTGCTTTCCGTTAAGAAGATATTTGTTCCGGGGCAGATTCGTGATATCAGTTTTGATCTCCATAAAGGTGAAATTCTAGGATTTGGCGGTTTAAGCGAATGTGGGATGCATGAAGTCGGAAAGGCGATTTTCGGTGCTTCTTATGATCGAAAGGGAGTTGTGTCACTTAGCGATGGAACCAGAATCGAATCGATTCCCGGTGCAATTCGCCATAGTATTGCTTACGCTTCAAAGGACCGTGACAATGAATCCATTATAGTATATGACACCATTCGGGATAATATTGTCCTTCCATCAATGCATGAGCTTGCAGACCGGAAAATCATCAGGAAAAGAAAGCTGGATGCTTTTGCTGCGACTTATGCCCGTATGATCAGTGTCAAGATGACCGGAATCGATCAATTTGTATCCAATCTGTCCGGAGGTAATAAACAGAAGGTTGTTCTTGCCCGCTGGATTGGAAAGGATTCGGATATCATTGTCCTTGACAGCCCAACCCGAGGTATCGATGTCAAGGTAAAAGCTGATATTTACGCTCTGATGAGTCAACTAAAAGAAAAGGGGAAATCAATCATTATGATTTCAGAGGAAATACAGGAGCTTTTAGGAATGTGCGACCGGATCATTATCATGAAAAACGGTAGTATCAATGGAGAATTTCACAGGAACGAGCGACTGAATGAGGAAGACCTTATTCGGAAGATGGTTTAG
- a CDS encoding ABC transporter permease, with translation MNTGMRLMEMKNNKFFGRFYGILLLLLLAFFFWGIFKILSPDNFGTPEKMYYYLQSSIIYSVGACGFYFIVVMGLFDFSIGANVVLSAIVGVTMAKQFGYVGLLVGAMSCGLLIGFCNGILYAKLRIPSMIVTVGLMLVFESLAYFASGGQKQSLDSSLQFFGKAPGNMILALIAFLLTFFILKYTKVGTYCYAIGSDEYVAKNMGINVNRYKILGFVLLHFFVGIMAILSVSFGTSMTATTGMASMSRNFTPLMGTFFGLAFRKYGTPVPAMIIGEFIISIIFNGFIALGAPTTIQNVVTGAALLTIVALTTRPAKGVVVK, from the coding sequence ATGAATACGGGAATGCGATTAATGGAAATGAAAAATAATAAATTCTTTGGCCGTTTCTACGGCATACTGCTGCTTTTGCTCCTGGCATTTTTCTTTTGGGGCATCTTTAAAATACTATCACCGGATAATTTTGGAACGCCGGAAAAGATGTATTACTATCTTCAATCCAGTATTATCTATTCAGTGGGAGCCTGTGGTTTTTACTTCATAGTTGTTATGGGACTATTCGATTTCAGTATCGGGGCGAATGTAGTCCTATCGGCTATTGTAGGTGTAACCATGGCGAAGCAGTTCGGCTATGTGGGTTTATTGGTGGGAGCAATGAGCTGCGGACTGCTCATCGGATTTTGCAATGGTATTTTGTATGCAAAGCTAAGAATTCCATCTATGATCGTAACTGTGGGATTGATGCTGGTCTTTGAAAGCCTTGCTTATTTTGCCTCGGGTGGGCAGAAGCAATCATTGGATTCCTCGCTGCAGTTCTTTGGAAAAGCGCCAGGTAATATGATATTGGCACTGATTGCCTTTCTTTTAACCTTCTTCATACTAAAATATACAAAGGTTGGTACCTACTGTTACGCAATCGGGAGCGACGAATATGTTGCAAAGAATATGGGAATCAATGTTAACCGATATAAAATTCTAGGGTTTGTTCTGCTTCACTTCTTCGTCGGCATCATGGCTATTTTATCTGTGAGCTTTGGAACTTCAATGACTGCAACTACGGGGATGGCGTCCATGAGCCGTAATTTTACACCACTAATGGGTACGTTTTTTGGTTTAGCGTTTCGAAAATATGGAACACCAGTGCCGGCGATGATCATCGGCGAGTTTATTATATCAATTATATTCAATGGATTTATAGCGTTGGGGGCTCCGACCACCATCCAAAATGTTGTGACAGGAGCGGCACTTCTCACCATAGTTGCTCTTACCACCAGGCCTGCAAAAGGCGTAGTAGTGAAGTAG
- a CDS encoding sugar ABC transporter substrate-binding protein, with the protein MKRKILSMILCLLLVAGMVTGCGGSGTDSGGSNNGGDKIKIGVSIWSSTDTLGSQCKQIIDAAAAALDVEVMYVDQGHVSEQVTASVETLAAAGCDGIVICNSSSAEMTSVINTCTENQVYVSQFFRVIDEKTNPDEYALAKKSEYYVGAVHEDEIANGMNLVKILCEKGSRKIALEGWQAGDATFLLRWEGYKKGVEEWNKANPSDQVVLLEPQYGGTTSDTGRSTAESILSANPDADALIVAGGGGDTLIGALAGVEGLGLKGKINVVSTDFLPDLDAQLASGGMAAESGGHYCDPLFAFMMTYNAITEKYPTSTDSFYEILFPYLYVSSSEDYSNYAKYFVDELPYNADELKAMGEMSFDDLAKTAGALSIADVQKRHAQ; encoded by the coding sequence ATGAAACGAAAAATTCTAAGTATGATCCTGTGTTTACTTCTGGTAGCGGGTATGGTGACAGGATGCGGCGGCTCGGGAACTGATTCCGGCGGTTCGAACAATGGTGGAGACAAGATTAAAATTGGGGTTTCCATCTGGAGTTCCACGGATACGCTGGGAAGTCAGTGCAAGCAGATTATAGATGCTGCTGCTGCTGCCTTGGATGTAGAAGTCATGTATGTGGATCAGGGGCATGTCTCAGAGCAGGTAACGGCTTCTGTTGAAACCCTTGCAGCAGCAGGTTGTGATGGTATTGTCATCTGTAATTCCTCCTCTGCTGAAATGACCTCTGTCATCAACACATGTACAGAAAATCAGGTCTATGTATCTCAATTCTTCCGTGTTATCGACGAAAAGACCAATCCGGATGAATATGCGCTGGCAAAAAAATCCGAGTACTACGTTGGTGCAGTTCATGAAGATGAAATCGCTAACGGTATGAATCTGGTCAAGATTCTTTGTGAAAAGGGTTCCCGCAAAATCGCGCTTGAAGGCTGGCAGGCAGGTGACGCTACATTCCTTCTGAGGTGGGAAGGATATAAAAAGGGAGTTGAGGAATGGAATAAGGCCAACCCCAGTGATCAAGTTGTTCTTCTTGAACCCCAATATGGAGGGACCACCTCTGACACAGGAAGGTCAACAGCTGAATCCATTTTGTCTGCGAATCCAGACGCCGATGCTCTAATTGTAGCTGGAGGCGGAGGAGATACACTAATTGGAGCTTTGGCAGGAGTGGAAGGACTAGGTTTGAAGGGTAAAATCAATGTCGTATCAACAGATTTCCTCCCGGATCTGGATGCTCAGCTTGCGAGCGGCGGAATGGCAGCAGAATCAGGCGGCCACTACTGTGATCCACTTTTTGCTTTTATGATGACATATAATGCAATCACCGAAAAATACCCTACATCAACGGACAGCTTCTATGAGATTCTGTTCCCGTATCTTTATGTATCCTCCTCTGAGGATTATTCCAACTACGCGAAGTACTTTGTGGATGAACTCCCCTATAATGCCGATGAACTCAAAGCAATGGGTGAAATGAGCTTTGACGATCTGGCAAAGACAGCAGGAGCACTGTCCATTGCAGATGTACAGAAAAGACACGCACAATAA